One Coleofasciculus sp. FACHB-T130 genomic region harbors:
- a CDS encoding DUF2993 domain-containing protein, protein MTTNKDASLGQQALNKAAEIGLSSQLDEVEELAVDIQSDPLKMVQGQVDSVTVEGEGLVMNKDLRMQEMKMEMRGISINPLSAAFGKIELTKPTDATTHVVLTEADINRAFNSEFVGSKLQSMQVSVNGQPMTIDTKKVDFRLPGENKIALSADVLLRESGETTQIAFTAVPRVGANGQKVNLEDVEYTEGKELSPELTAALLEKSSELLNLSNFDLQGMSLRIKQLNLESGKMTLLAEARVEQIPSG, encoded by the coding sequence GTGACGACGAATAAGGATGCTTCTCTGGGGCAGCAGGCACTTAACAAAGCAGCGGAAATAGGATTATCTAGCCAACTCGATGAAGTAGAAGAATTAGCGGTAGATATCCAGAGCGATCCACTGAAAATGGTTCAGGGACAGGTGGATTCAGTCACCGTTGAAGGTGAAGGTTTGGTTATGAACAAAGACCTCCGGATGCAGGAAATGAAAATGGAAATGCGTGGCATCTCCATCAATCCCCTCAGCGCTGCTTTTGGCAAAATTGAATTAACCAAACCTACTGATGCAACGACCCACGTTGTCTTGACGGAAGCAGACATCAACCGGGCATTCAACTCGGAATTTGTCGGTAGTAAGCTGCAAAGTATGCAGGTATCAGTCAATGGACAACCGATGACCATTGACACTAAAAAGGTAGATTTTCGCCTACCTGGTGAGAACAAAATTGCATTAAGTGCCGACGTGCTGCTGCGCGAATCTGGAGAAACCACGCAAATTGCCTTTACAGCAGTGCCCCGAGTTGGTGCAAATGGGCAGAAGGTCAATTTGGAAGACGTTGAGTATACCGAAGGCAAGGAACTCTCCCCGGAACTGACGGCGGCGCTATTAGAAAAATCGAGCGAACTATTGAACCTGAGTAACTTCGATCTACAAGGAATGTCGCTTCGCATCAAACAATTAAATCTAGAATCGGGAAAAATGACGCTTTTGGCGGAAGCGCGCGTGGAGCAAATTCCTTCAGGCTAG
- a CDS encoding SDR family oxidoreductase encodes MPAEQQLQPPQHQDHRPGTESEMTPSPKADDSKYQGSNKLRDKVALITGGDSGIGRAVSIFFAKEGADVAIMYLNEHDDAQETKRLVEEQGRKCITIPGDIGDEKFCQQAVENTVAELGKLDILVNNAAEQHPQESIEDITAEQLERTFRTNIFSMFFLTKAALKHLKEGSAIINTTSVTAYKGNQQLLDYSSTKGAIVAFTRSLSKSLVEKGIRVNGVAPGPIWTPLIPSTFPEEKVASFGKQVPMQRAGQPEEVAPSYVFLASDDSSYMSGQILHPNGGDVVNA; translated from the coding sequence ATGCCAGCAGAACAACAGCTACAACCACCCCAACATCAAGACCATCGACCGGGTACCGAATCAGAAATGACGCCTAGCCCCAAGGCGGATGATAGTAAATATCAAGGTAGTAACAAATTACGCGATAAAGTGGCGTTGATTACTGGCGGTGATAGCGGCATTGGTCGCGCAGTTTCTATCTTTTTTGCCAAAGAAGGCGCTGACGTGGCAATCATGTATCTGAACGAACACGATGATGCCCAAGAAACGAAACGGCTGGTAGAAGAACAAGGGCGCAAATGTATTACGATTCCTGGCGACATTGGTGACGAAAAATTCTGTCAGCAGGCTGTAGAAAATACGGTTGCGGAGCTTGGGAAACTCGATATTCTTGTTAACAACGCTGCCGAACAGCATCCTCAAGAAAGCATCGAAGACATCACTGCCGAACAGCTTGAGCGCACGTTCCGGACTAACATTTTCTCAATGTTTTTCTTGACGAAAGCTGCACTCAAGCACCTCAAAGAAGGCAGCGCGATTATCAACACCACTTCGGTGACAGCTTATAAAGGGAATCAGCAGCTGCTCGATTATTCGTCTACTAAAGGGGCCATTGTTGCCTTTACGCGATCGCTCTCAAAATCTCTGGTGGAAAAGGGAATTCGCGTGAATGGCGTCGCCCCAGGTCCCATCTGGACGCCGCTCATTCCCTCAACTTTCCCAGAGGAAAAAGTTGCCTCTTTTGGTAAACAAGTGCCGATGCAACGGGCTGGACAGCCAGAAGAAGTTGCGCCTAGTTACGTCTTTTTGGCGTCAGACGACTCTTCTTATATGTCCGGTCAGATTTTGCATCCCAACGGTGGCGATGTTGTCAATGCTTAA
- a CDS encoding hemerythrin domain-containing protein gives MVSTLDDTKRIAIAQKLADMKATQNLIISNEQTLLGATHDQDVRDRLQNMLQDDQKNLGVLETVIVQYGVPSEPHETVQEFVQKTQELMSGDKLSLYQKLVQHELLKHAQAMSGIVVHKAAQVVGADIELAIGPLNAVNFENRAHQEQLKGLLELVGVRELTGKDADQGLWARVQDAVAALSGVFGSAVTQNTDKQDMNIQTLIRLDHNKTNTIFTEIGATDDPQKLQEYFGQLYKDLLAHAQAEEEIVYPRVRSFYGDDNTQELYDEQAEMKRMLDEIKAINPASSKDEFKSKIKQLMDAVGDHIRQEESTMFAAIDNNCSTEQKEQMSSEFKAAKSKIQQEMAASTK, from the coding sequence ATGGTATCAACACTGGACGATACAAAGCGCATTGCGATCGCTCAAAAATTGGCAGACATGAAAGCGACGCAAAATTTAATCATCTCTAACGAGCAAACACTGCTCGGTGCCACTCACGATCAAGATGTGCGCGATCGCTTGCAGAATATGCTCCAGGACGACCAGAAAAACCTGGGCGTTCTAGAAACGGTAATTGTTCAGTACGGCGTTCCCTCTGAACCCCACGAGACAGTTCAGGAATTTGTTCAGAAGACCCAAGAATTAATGTCTGGTGATAAGCTGTCTCTCTACCAGAAATTAGTTCAACACGAACTCCTGAAGCACGCTCAGGCGATGAGCGGTATCGTAGTTCACAAAGCTGCTCAAGTCGTGGGTGCTGATATTGAACTGGCGATTGGACCTTTAAATGCTGTTAACTTTGAGAACCGCGCTCACCAGGAACAACTCAAAGGACTGCTAGAACTCGTGGGTGTCCGCGAACTGACTGGAAAAGACGCAGATCAGGGACTGTGGGCACGAGTTCAAGACGCTGTTGCAGCCTTGTCTGGTGTGTTTGGTAGCGCCGTCACCCAAAACACCGATAAGCAAGATATGAACATCCAGACGCTCATCCGCCTGGATCACAATAAGACCAACACCATCTTTACAGAAATTGGGGCTACTGACGATCCTCAAAAACTCCAAGAGTATTTTGGGCAGCTCTACAAAGATTTATTGGCACACGCTCAAGCCGAAGAAGAAATCGTTTATCCCAGAGTTCGCTCTTTCTACGGGGACGACAATACTCAAGAGCTGTACGATGAGCAAGCCGAGATGAAGCGGATGTTGGATGAAATTAAAGCGATCAACCCTGCTTCTTCCAAAGACGAATTCAAATCAAAAATTAAGCAGTTGATGGATGCGGTTGGCGATCATATTCGTCAAGAAGAAAGCACGATGTTTGCAGCCATTGACAACAATTGCAGCACCGAACAAAAAGAGCAAATGTCTAGCGAATTCAAAGCTGCCAAGAGCAAAATTCAGCAAGAAATGGCAGCTTCGACGAAGTAA
- a CDS encoding hemerythrin domain-containing protein, protein MVTTLDDTKRIAIGMKLADMKALQNLLIANEQKFISALADDDLRKRIQDMLDDDQKNLGVLDTVIIQYGVKAEPKESTTKIIGEAQKLMESSELTLFEKVSQHELLKHKQTMTGLLIHKAAQVVGADVEAAITPLNTVNFENRAHQEQLKGILEILGVRELTGQEADQGLWGRVQDAVAALSGVFGSAVTQTSDRSDMTIGEILRMDHSKAKTLFMEIENSNDAQKIQEYFGQLYKDLMAHAKAEEQVVYPAVRSYYQDTQDLYNEQAEQARMLDEIKAMSPSSSEFKAKVRQLSDATNHHINQEENEMFAKLRDNFSSEQQQQMATEFKSVKSKLQDQMAASSK, encoded by the coding sequence ATGGTAACGACACTAGATGATACCAAGCGCATAGCGATTGGCATGAAGTTGGCAGATATGAAAGCGCTGCAAAACTTGCTAATTGCTAACGAGCAAAAGTTCATCTCTGCGCTCGCCGATGATGATCTTCGCAAGCGCATACAAGATATGCTTGATGACGATCAGAAAAACCTCGGTGTTCTCGATACTGTAATTATTCAGTACGGTGTCAAAGCCGAACCCAAGGAATCCACAACCAAGATAATTGGTGAAGCTCAGAAGCTAATGGAAAGTTCTGAACTGACTTTGTTTGAAAAAGTATCTCAGCATGAATTGCTTAAGCATAAGCAAACCATGACGGGTCTACTGATTCACAAAGCTGCTCAAGTAGTTGGTGCTGATGTTGAAGCTGCCATTACTCCCTTGAATACCGTTAACTTTGAGAACCGCGCTCACCAAGAGCAACTGAAAGGTATTCTGGAAATTCTGGGTGTTCGCGAACTAACCGGACAAGAAGCCGATCAAGGACTGTGGGGACGGGTTCAAGACGCCGTTGCTGCATTATCAGGGGTATTTGGTAGTGCTGTCACCCAAACCTCCGACCGTTCTGATATGACCATCGGTGAAATTCTTCGCATGGATCACAGCAAGGCGAAGACCTTGTTTATGGAAATTGAGAATTCCAACGACGCTCAAAAGATCCAAGAATACTTCGGTCAGCTTTACAAAGACTTGATGGCTCACGCTAAAGCCGAAGAGCAAGTTGTTTATCCAGCAGTGCGCTCCTATTATCAGGACACGCAGGATCTGTATAACGAGCAAGCTGAGCAAGCTCGGATGCTGGATGAAATTAAGGCGATGAGTCCTTCTTCTTCTGAGTTCAAAGCGAAAGTTCGTCAGCTAAGCGACGCTACCAACCATCACATTAATCAAGAAGAGAACGAGATGTTCGCTAAGCTGCGCGATAATTTCAGCAGCGAGCAGCAACAACAAATGGCAACCGAGTTCAAATCTGTTAAGAGCAAGCTACAAGACCAGATGGCAGCTTCTAGCAAGTAG